A window of Phocoena phocoena chromosome 6, mPhoPho1.1, whole genome shotgun sequence contains these coding sequences:
- the ZER1 gene encoding protein zer-1 homolog isoform X2 — MASDTPESLMALCTDFCLRNLDGTLGYLLDKETLRLHPDIFLPSEICDRLVNEYVELVNAACNFEPHESFFSLFSDPRSTRLTRIHLREDLVQDQDLEAIRKQDLVELYLTNCEKLSAKSLQTLRSFSHTLVSLSLFGCANIFYEEENPGGCEDECLVNPTCQVLVKDFTFEGFSRLRFLNLGRMIDGVPVESLLRPLNSLAALDLSGIQTSDAAFLTQWKDSLVSLVLYNMDLSDDHIRVIVQLHKLRHLDISRDRLSSYYKFKLTRKVLSLFVQKLGNLMSLDISGHMILENCSISKMDEDAGQTSIEPSKSSIMPFRALKRPLQFLGLFETSLCRLTHIPAYKVSGDKNEEQVLNAIEAYTEHRPEITSRAINLLFDIARIERCNQLLRALKLVITALKCHKYDKNIQVTGSAALFYLTNSEYRSEQSIRLRRQVIQVVLNGMESYQEVQRNCCLTLCNFSIPEELEFQYRRVNELLLSILNPTRQDESIQRIAVHLCNALVCQVDNDHKEAVGKMGFVVTMLKLIQKKLLDKTCDQVMEFSWSALWNITDETPDNCEMFLNFNGMKLFLDCLKEFPEKQELHRNMLGLLGNVAEVKELRPQLMTSQFISVFSNLLESKADGIEVSYNACGVLSHIMFDGPEAWGICEPQREEVEERMWAAIQSWDINSRRNINYRSFEPILRLLPQGISPVSQHWATWALYNLVSVYPDKYCPLLIKEGGMPLLRDMIKMATARQETKEMARKVIEHCSNFKEENMDTSR, encoded by the exons ATGGCGTCAGACACCCCTGAGTCCCTGATGGCCCTCTGCACTGACTTCTGCCTGCGCAACCTGGATGGCACCTTGGGCTACCTGCTGGACAAGGAGACTCTGCGGCTCCATCCAGACATCTTCCTGCCCAGCGAGATCTGTGACCGGCTCGTCAACGA gtATGTGGAGCTGGTCAATGCCGCCTGCAACTTTGAGCCGCATGAGAGCTTCTTCAGCCTCTTCTCAGACCCCCGCAGCACCCGCCTCACCCGAATCCACCTCCGCGAGGACCTGGTGCAGGACCAGGACCTGGAAGCCATTCGCAAGCAG GACCTGGTGGAGCTGTACCTGACCAACTGCGAGAAGCTGTCCGCCAAGAGCCTGCAGACGCTGAGGAGCTTCAGCCACACCCTGGTGTCCCTGAGCCTGTTCGGCTGCGCGAACATCTTCTACGAGGAGGAGAACCCGGGGGGCTGTGAAGACGAGTGCCTCGTCAACCCCACCTGTCAGGTGCTGGTCAAGGACTTCACCTTCGAGGGCTTTAGCCGCCTGCGCTTCCTCAACCTGGGCCGCATGATCGATGGGGTCCCCGTGGAGTCCCTGCTGCGGCCGCTCAACTCGCTGGCCGCCTTGGACCTCTCGGGCATCCAGACGAGCGACGCGGCCTTCCTAACCCAGTGGAAAGACAGCCTGGTGTCCCTCGTGCTCTACAACATGGACCTGTCTGATGACCACATCCGTGTTATTGTCCAGTTGCACAAGCTGCG ACACCTGGACATCTCCCGAGACCGCCTCTCCAGCTACTACAAGTTCAAGCTGACTCGCAAGGTGCTGAGCCTCTTTGTGCAGAAGCTGGGGAACCTGATGTCCCTGGACATCTCTGGCCACATGATCCTGGAGAACTGCAGCATCTCTAAGATGGACGAGGATGCAGGACAGACCAG CATCGAGCCTTCCAAGAGCAGCATCATGCCCTTCCGGGCTCTGAAGAGGCCACTGCAGTTCCTTGGGCTCTTCGAGACCTCCCTGTGCCGCCTCACGCACATTCCGGCCTACAAa GTGAGTGGTGACAAAAATGAGGAACAGGTGCTGAATGCCATCGAGGCCTACACGGAGCACAGGCCGGAGATCACCTCACGGGCCATCAACCTGCTTTTTGACATCGCACGCATTGAACGCTGCAACCAGCTTCTGCGGGCCCTGAAG CTGGTCATCACGGCCCTCAAGTGCCACAAGTATGACAAGAACATTCAAGTGACAGGCAGCGCTGCCCTCTTCTACCTGACCAATTCCGAGTATCGCTCAGAGCAGAGCATCAGGCTGCGCCGGCAGGTCATCCAGGTGGTGCTGAATGGCATGGAATCCTACCAGGAG GTCCAGCGGAACTGCTGCCTGACCCTCTGCAACTTCAGCATCCCCGAGGAGCTGGAGTTCCAGTACCGCCGAGTCAACGAGCTCCTGCTCAGCATCCTCAACCCCACGCGGCAGGACGAGTCGATCCAGCGCATCGCCGTGCACCTGTGCAACGCCCTGGTCTGCCAGGTGGACAACGACCACAAGGAGGCCGTGGGCAAGATGGGCTTTGTCGTG ACCATGCTGAAGCTGATTCAGAAGAAGCTGCTGGACAAGACA TGTGACCAGGTGATGGAGTTCTCCTGGAGCGCCCTGTGGAACATCACGGATGAGACTCCCGACAACTGTGAGATGTTCCTTAACTTCAACGGCATGAAGCTCTTCCTGGACTGCCTGAAG GAGTTCCCAGAGAAGCAGGAGCTGCATCGGAATATGCTAGGACTCTTGGGGAATGTGGCAGAGGTGAAGGAGCTACGGCCCCAGCTAATGACTTCCCAGTTCATCAGTGTCTTCAG CAACCTGCTGGAGAGCAAGGCTGATGGGATTGAGGTTTCCTACAATGCCTGTGGCGTCCTCTCCCACATCATGTTTGATGGCCCTGAGGCCTGGGGCATCTGTGAACCCCAGCGGGAGGAGGTAGAGGAGCGCATGTGGGCAGCCATCCAGAGCTGGGACATCAACTCACGGagaaatatcaattacag GTCATTTGAGCCAATTCTTCGCCTCCTTCCCCAGGGCATCTCACCTGTCAGCCAGCATTGGGCCACCTGGGCCCTGTACAACCTGGTGTCTGTCTACC CGGACAAGTACTGCCCCCTGCTGATCAAAGAAGGGGGGATGCCCCTCCTGAGGGACATGATCAAGATGGCAACCGCGCGGCAAGAGACCAAGGAAATGGCCCG CAAGGTGATTGAGCACTGCAGTAACTTTAAAGAGGAGAACATGGATACATCCAGATAG
- the PKN3 gene encoding serine/threonine-protein kinase N3 translates to MEEGAPQQPGAGQWPPGDEKEAIRRAIQKELKIKEGVENLRRVATDRRHLGHVQQLLRSSNRRLEQLHGELRELHARILLPGPGPGPAEPVASGPRPLAEQPRARHLEALQRQLQVELKVKQGAENMTHTYASGTPKERKLLAAAQQMLQDSQLKVALLRMKISSLEASGSPEPGPELLVEELRHRLRIEAAVAEGAKNVVKLLGSRRTQDRKVLAEAQAQLQESSQKLDLLRLALEQLLEGLPPAHPLRGRVARELRTAVSGNPQPSGTLVKPTAMTGTLQVHLLGCEQLLTAVPGRSPVAALAGTPSQGWLWSRAKQQRGGGELASEVLAVLKVDNRIVGQTAWGPVAKQSWDQTFVVPLERARELEIGVHWRDWRQLCGVAFLRLEDFLDNACHQLSLSLVPQGLLFVQVTFCDPVIERRPRLQRQKRIFSKRRGQDFLRASQMNLSMAAWGRLVMSLLPPCSSPSTISPPKGCSHTPATPRGAAGPASPSNFPPKKTPLREEIQSPPKPPRLYLPQEPTPEEMPSTKRPHMEPRTRLEPSLPASATRKPPRLQDFRCLAVLGRGHFGKVLLVQFKGTGQYYAIKALKKQEVLSRDEIESLYCEKRILEAVGRVGHPFLLSLLACFHTSSHACFVTEFVPGGDLMMQIHEDVFPEPQARFYLACVVLGLQFLHEQKIIYRDLKLDNLLLDAQGFLKIADFGLCKEGIGFGDRTSTFCGTPEFLAPEVLTQEAYTRAVDWWGLGVLLYEMLVGECPFPGDTEEEVFDCIVNAEAPYPRFLSVQGLELIQKLLQKCPEKRLGAGERDAEEIKTQPFFRTTDWQALLARAVRPPFVPTLCGPTDLRYFEGEFTGLPPALTPPDARSPLTARQQAAFRDFDFVSQRFLEP, encoded by the exons ATGGAAGAGGGGGCGCCGCAGCAG CCTGGGGCGGGCCAGTGGCCCCCAGGGGATGAGAAAGAGGCGATCCGCCGGGCCATCCAGAAGGAGCTGAAAATcaaggagggtgtggagaacctGCGGCGGGTAGCCACCGACCGCCGCCACCTGGGCCACGTGCAGCAGCTGCTGCGGTCCTCCAACCGCCGCCTGGAGCAGCTGCACGGGGAGCTGCGGGAGCTGCATGCCCGCATCCTGCTGCCCGGCCCCGGGCCTGGCCCGGCTG AACCTGTGGCCTCAGGACCTCGGCCGCTGGCAGAGCAGCCAAGGGCCCGACACCTGGAGGCTCTACAGAGGCAGCTGCAGGTAGAGCTGAAGGTCAAGCAGGGAGCCGAGAATATGACCCACACGTATGCCAGTGGCACTCCCAAG GAGAGGAAGCTTCTGGCAGCCGCCCAGCAGATGCTACAGGACAGCCAGCTGAAGGTGGCCCTGCTACGAATGAAGATCAGCAGCCTGGAGGCCAGCGGGTCCCCTGAGCCAG ggccgGAGCTGCTGGTGGAGGAGCTGCGGCACCGGCTACGCATCGAGGCTGCCGTGGCCGAGGGCGCCAAGAACGTGGTGAAGCTGCTCGGTAGCCGGCGAACACAGGACCGCAAGGTGCTAGCCGAG GCTCAGGCCCAGCTCCAGGAGTCCTCCCAGAAACTGGACCTCCTGCGGCTGGCCTTGGAGCAGCTGCTGGAGGGACTGCCTCCTGCACACCCTCTGCGTGGCAGAGTGGCCCGGGAGCTGCGGACTGCTGTGTCTGGGAACCCCCAGCCTTCAGGGACACTCGTGAAGCCCACCGCCATGACAG GGACACTGCAGGTCCACCTCCTGGGCTGTGAGCAGCTGCTGACAGCTGTGCCTGGACGTTCCCCCGTGGCCGCGCTGGCTGGGAccccctcccagggctggctTTGGAGCAGGGCCAAGCAGCAGCGTGGTGGAGGCGAGCTGGCCA GTGAGGTGTTGGCCGTGCTGAAGGTGGACAATCGCATTGTGGGCCAGACGGCCTGGGGGCCTGTGGCCAAGCAGTCCTGGGACCAGACCTTTGTCGTCCCCCTGGAGCGG GCCCGAGAGCTGGAGATTGGGGTGCACTGGCGGGACTGGCGGCAGCTGTGCGGCGTGGCCTTCCTGAGGCTGGAGGACTTCCTGGACAATGCCTGTCACCAGCTCTCCCTCAGCCTGGTGccgcaggggctgctctttgtccAG GTGACCTTCTGTGACCCTGTCATTGAGAGAAGGCCCCGGCTGCAGAGGCAGAAGCGCATTTTCTCAAAACGCAGAG GTCAGGACTTCCTGAGGGCTTCCCAGATGAACCTCAGCATGGCGGCCTGGGGGCGCTTGGTCATGAGCCTACTGCCCCCCTGCAGCTCTCCAAGCACCATCAGCCCCCCGAAAGGGTGCTCCCACACCCCAGCCACACCCCGGGGGGCCGCCGGCCCTGCCTCGCCCAG TAATTTCCCGCCCAAGAAGACCCCCTTGCGAGAAGAGATCCAATCACCACCCAAGCCACCGCGCCTCTACCTGCCCCAGGAGCCGACCCCCGAGGAGATGCCG agcaCCAAACGCCCCCACATGGAGCCCAGGACTCGACTCGAGCCATCTCTGCCAGCCTCAGCCACCAG GAAACCTCCCCGGCTTCAGGACTTCCGCTGCTTGGCCGTGCTGGGCCGGGGCCACTTCGGGAAG GTCCTCCTGGTCCAGTTCAAGGGGACAGGTCAATACTATGCCATCAAAGCGCTGAAGAAGCAAGAGGTGCTGAGCCGGGACGAAATAGAGAG CCTGTACTGCGAGAAGCGAATCCTGGAGGCTGTGGGCCGCGTGGGGCACCCCTTCCTACTCTCCCTCCTCGCCTGCTTCCACACCTCCAGCCACGCCTGCTTCGTGACTGAGTTTGTGCCCGGTGGCGACCTCATGATGCAGATCCACGAGGATGTCTTCCCTGAGCCCCAGGCCCG GTTCTATCTGGCCTGTGTGGTCCTGGGGCTGCAGTTCTTACATGAGCAGAAGATCATTTACAG AGACCTTAAGTTGGATAATCTTCTGCTGGATGCCCAGGGTTTCCTGAAGATCGCAGACTTTGGGCTCTGTAAGGAAG GGATCGGCTTTGGGGACCGGACGAGCACCTTCTGTGGCACCCCGGAGTTCCTGGCCCCTGAGGTGCTGACCCAGGAGGCCTATACGCGGGCTGTGGACTGGTGGGGGCTGGGCGTGCTGCTCTACGAGATGCTGGTGGGCGAG TGCCCGTTTCCAGGGGACACCGAGGAGGAGGTGTTTGACTGCATCGTCAATGCAGAAGCCCCATACCCACGCTTTCTGTCGGTGCAAGGGCTTGAGCTCATTCAGAAG ctcctccAGAAGTGCCCCGAGAAgcgcctgggggcgggggagcgggATGCTGAGGAGATCAAGACACAGCCTTTCTTCAGG ACCACCGACTGGCAGGCCCTGCTCGCCCGAGCCGTCCGGCCCCCGTTTGTGCCCACCCTCTGCGGCCCCACAGACCTGCGCTACTTCGAGGGCGAGTTCACGGGGCTGCCACCTGCCCTGACGCCGCCTGATGCCCGCAGCCCCCTCACCGCCCGCCAACAGGCTGCCTTCCGGGACTTCGATTTCGTGTCCCAGCGATTCCTGGAGCCCTGA
- the ZER1 gene encoding protein zer-1 homolog isoform X3 — MASDTPESLMALCTDFCLRNLDGTLGYLLDKETLRLHPDIFLPSEICDRLVNEYVELVNAACNFEPHESFFSLFSDPRSTRLTRIHLREDLVQDQDLEAIRKQDLVELYLTNCEKLSAKSLQTLRSFSHTLVSLSLFGCANIFYEEENPGGCEDECLVNPTCQVLVKDFTFEGFSRLRFLNLGRMIDGVPVESLLRPLNSLAALDLSGIQTSDAAFLTQWKDSLVSLVLYNMDLSDDHIRVIVQLHKLRHLDISRDRLSSYYKFKLTRKVLSLFVQKLGNLMSLDISGHMILENCSISKMDEDAGQTSIEPSKSSIMPFRALKRPLQFLGLFETSLCRLTHIPAYKVSGDKNEEQVLNAIEAYTEHRPEITSRAINLLFDIARIERCNQLLRALKLVITALKCHKYDKNIQVTGSAALFYLTNSEYRSEQSIRLRRQVIQVVLNGMESYQEVTVQRNCCLTLCNFSIPEELEFQYRRVNELLLSILNPTRQDESIQRIAVHLCNALVCQVDNDHKEAVGKMGFVVTMLKLIQKKLLDKTCDQVMEFSWSALWNITDETPDNCEMFLNFNGMKLFLDCLKEFPEKQELHRNMLGLLGNVAEVKELRPQLMTSQFISVFRSFEPILRLLPQGISPVSQHWATWALYNLVSVYPDKYCPLLIKEGGMPLLRDMIKMATARQETKEMARKVIEHCSNFKEENMDTSR, encoded by the exons ATGGCGTCAGACACCCCTGAGTCCCTGATGGCCCTCTGCACTGACTTCTGCCTGCGCAACCTGGATGGCACCTTGGGCTACCTGCTGGACAAGGAGACTCTGCGGCTCCATCCAGACATCTTCCTGCCCAGCGAGATCTGTGACCGGCTCGTCAACGA gtATGTGGAGCTGGTCAATGCCGCCTGCAACTTTGAGCCGCATGAGAGCTTCTTCAGCCTCTTCTCAGACCCCCGCAGCACCCGCCTCACCCGAATCCACCTCCGCGAGGACCTGGTGCAGGACCAGGACCTGGAAGCCATTCGCAAGCAG GACCTGGTGGAGCTGTACCTGACCAACTGCGAGAAGCTGTCCGCCAAGAGCCTGCAGACGCTGAGGAGCTTCAGCCACACCCTGGTGTCCCTGAGCCTGTTCGGCTGCGCGAACATCTTCTACGAGGAGGAGAACCCGGGGGGCTGTGAAGACGAGTGCCTCGTCAACCCCACCTGTCAGGTGCTGGTCAAGGACTTCACCTTCGAGGGCTTTAGCCGCCTGCGCTTCCTCAACCTGGGCCGCATGATCGATGGGGTCCCCGTGGAGTCCCTGCTGCGGCCGCTCAACTCGCTGGCCGCCTTGGACCTCTCGGGCATCCAGACGAGCGACGCGGCCTTCCTAACCCAGTGGAAAGACAGCCTGGTGTCCCTCGTGCTCTACAACATGGACCTGTCTGATGACCACATCCGTGTTATTGTCCAGTTGCACAAGCTGCG ACACCTGGACATCTCCCGAGACCGCCTCTCCAGCTACTACAAGTTCAAGCTGACTCGCAAGGTGCTGAGCCTCTTTGTGCAGAAGCTGGGGAACCTGATGTCCCTGGACATCTCTGGCCACATGATCCTGGAGAACTGCAGCATCTCTAAGATGGACGAGGATGCAGGACAGACCAG CATCGAGCCTTCCAAGAGCAGCATCATGCCCTTCCGGGCTCTGAAGAGGCCACTGCAGTTCCTTGGGCTCTTCGAGACCTCCCTGTGCCGCCTCACGCACATTCCGGCCTACAAa GTGAGTGGTGACAAAAATGAGGAACAGGTGCTGAATGCCATCGAGGCCTACACGGAGCACAGGCCGGAGATCACCTCACGGGCCATCAACCTGCTTTTTGACATCGCACGCATTGAACGCTGCAACCAGCTTCTGCGGGCCCTGAAG CTGGTCATCACGGCCCTCAAGTGCCACAAGTATGACAAGAACATTCAAGTGACAGGCAGCGCTGCCCTCTTCTACCTGACCAATTCCGAGTATCGCTCAGAGCAGAGCATCAGGCTGCGCCGGCAGGTCATCCAGGTGGTGCTGAATGGCATGGAATCCTACCAGGAGGTGACG GTCCAGCGGAACTGCTGCCTGACCCTCTGCAACTTCAGCATCCCCGAGGAGCTGGAGTTCCAGTACCGCCGAGTCAACGAGCTCCTGCTCAGCATCCTCAACCCCACGCGGCAGGACGAGTCGATCCAGCGCATCGCCGTGCACCTGTGCAACGCCCTGGTCTGCCAGGTGGACAACGACCACAAGGAGGCCGTGGGCAAGATGGGCTTTGTCGTG ACCATGCTGAAGCTGATTCAGAAGAAGCTGCTGGACAAGACA TGTGACCAGGTGATGGAGTTCTCCTGGAGCGCCCTGTGGAACATCACGGATGAGACTCCCGACAACTGTGAGATGTTCCTTAACTTCAACGGCATGAAGCTCTTCCTGGACTGCCTGAAG GAGTTCCCAGAGAAGCAGGAGCTGCATCGGAATATGCTAGGACTCTTGGGGAATGTGGCAGAGGTGAAGGAGCTACGGCCCCAGCTAATGACTTCCCAGTTCATCAGTGTCTTCAG GTCATTTGAGCCAATTCTTCGCCTCCTTCCCCAGGGCATCTCACCTGTCAGCCAGCATTGGGCCACCTGGGCCCTGTACAACCTGGTGTCTGTCTACC CGGACAAGTACTGCCCCCTGCTGATCAAAGAAGGGGGGATGCCCCTCCTGAGGGACATGATCAAGATGGCAACCGCGCGGCAAGAGACCAAGGAAATGGCCCG CAAGGTGATTGAGCACTGCAGTAACTTTAAAGAGGAGAACATGGATACATCCAGATAG
- the ZDHHC12 gene encoding palmitoyltransferase ZDHHC12 isoform X1, which translates to MAPWALLRPGVLVRTGHTVLTWGITLVLFLHDTALRQWEEQGELLAPLTFLLLVLGSLLLYLAVSLMDPGYVNVLPQPQEEAKEEQTAMVPQAIPLRRCRHCMVLQPLRARHCRECRRCVRRYDHHCPWMENCVGERNHPLFVAYLALQLVVLLWGLYLAWSGLRFFRPWGLWLRSSGLLFATFLLLSLFSLVASLLLASHLYLVASNTTTWEFISSHRIAYLRQRSGNPFDRGLTRNLAHFFCGWPSGSWETLWAEDEEGSSQDV; encoded by the exons ATGGCGCCGTGGGCGCTGCTCAGGCCTGGGGTCCTGGTGCGGACCGGGCACACCGTCCTGACCTGGGGGATCACCCTGGTGCTCTTCCTGCATGATACCG CGCTGCGGCAGTGGGAAGAGCAGGGGGAGCTGCTCGCGCCCCTCACCTTCCTGCTCTTGGTACTGGGCTCCCTGCTGCTTTACCTGGCTGTGTCACTCATGGACCCGGGATACGTGAatgtcctgccccagccccag GAGGAGGCCAAGGAAGAGCAGACAGCCATGGTTCCTCAGGCCATCCCCCTTCGGCGCTGCAGACACTGCATGGTGCTG CAACCCCTGCGGGCCCGTCACTGCCGTGAGTGCCGTCGTTGTGTCCGCCGATATGACCACCACTGCCCCTGGATGGAGAACTGCGTGGGAGAGCGCAATCACCCACTGTTCGTGGCCTACCTGGCGCTGCAGCTGGTGGTGCTTCTGTGGGGCCTGTACCTGGCATG GTCTGGCCTCCGCTTCTTCCGGCCTTGGGGGCTCTGGCTGCGGTCCAGCGGGCTCCTGTTTGCCACCTTCCTGCTGCTGTCGCTCTTCTCCCTAGTGGCCAGCCTGCTCTTGGCCTCGCACCTCTACCTGGTGGCCAGCAACACCACCACCTGGGAGTTCATCTCCTCACACCGTATCGCCTACCTCCGCCAGCGCTCCGGCAACCCCTTCGACCGCGGCCTGACCCGCAACCTGGCCCACTTCTTCTGTGGATGGCCCTCGGGGTCCTGGGAGACCCTCTGGGCTGAGGACGAGGAAGGCAGCAGCCAGGATGTTTAG
- the ZER1 gene encoding protein zer-1 homolog isoform X1 → MASDTPESLMALCTDFCLRNLDGTLGYLLDKETLRLHPDIFLPSEICDRLVNEYVELVNAACNFEPHESFFSLFSDPRSTRLTRIHLREDLVQDQDLEAIRKQDLVELYLTNCEKLSAKSLQTLRSFSHTLVSLSLFGCANIFYEEENPGGCEDECLVNPTCQVLVKDFTFEGFSRLRFLNLGRMIDGVPVESLLRPLNSLAALDLSGIQTSDAAFLTQWKDSLVSLVLYNMDLSDDHIRVIVQLHKLRHLDISRDRLSSYYKFKLTRKVLSLFVQKLGNLMSLDISGHMILENCSISKMDEDAGQTSIEPSKSSIMPFRALKRPLQFLGLFETSLCRLTHIPAYKVSGDKNEEQVLNAIEAYTEHRPEITSRAINLLFDIARIERCNQLLRALKLVITALKCHKYDKNIQVTGSAALFYLTNSEYRSEQSIRLRRQVIQVVLNGMESYQEVTVQRNCCLTLCNFSIPEELEFQYRRVNELLLSILNPTRQDESIQRIAVHLCNALVCQVDNDHKEAVGKMGFVVTMLKLIQKKLLDKTCDQVMEFSWSALWNITDETPDNCEMFLNFNGMKLFLDCLKEFPEKQELHRNMLGLLGNVAEVKELRPQLMTSQFISVFSNLLESKADGIEVSYNACGVLSHIMFDGPEAWGICEPQREEVEERMWAAIQSWDINSRRNINYRSFEPILRLLPQGISPVSQHWATWALYNLVSVYPDKYCPLLIKEGGMPLLRDMIKMATARQETKEMARKVIEHCSNFKEENMDTSR, encoded by the exons ATGGCGTCAGACACCCCTGAGTCCCTGATGGCCCTCTGCACTGACTTCTGCCTGCGCAACCTGGATGGCACCTTGGGCTACCTGCTGGACAAGGAGACTCTGCGGCTCCATCCAGACATCTTCCTGCCCAGCGAGATCTGTGACCGGCTCGTCAACGA gtATGTGGAGCTGGTCAATGCCGCCTGCAACTTTGAGCCGCATGAGAGCTTCTTCAGCCTCTTCTCAGACCCCCGCAGCACCCGCCTCACCCGAATCCACCTCCGCGAGGACCTGGTGCAGGACCAGGACCTGGAAGCCATTCGCAAGCAG GACCTGGTGGAGCTGTACCTGACCAACTGCGAGAAGCTGTCCGCCAAGAGCCTGCAGACGCTGAGGAGCTTCAGCCACACCCTGGTGTCCCTGAGCCTGTTCGGCTGCGCGAACATCTTCTACGAGGAGGAGAACCCGGGGGGCTGTGAAGACGAGTGCCTCGTCAACCCCACCTGTCAGGTGCTGGTCAAGGACTTCACCTTCGAGGGCTTTAGCCGCCTGCGCTTCCTCAACCTGGGCCGCATGATCGATGGGGTCCCCGTGGAGTCCCTGCTGCGGCCGCTCAACTCGCTGGCCGCCTTGGACCTCTCGGGCATCCAGACGAGCGACGCGGCCTTCCTAACCCAGTGGAAAGACAGCCTGGTGTCCCTCGTGCTCTACAACATGGACCTGTCTGATGACCACATCCGTGTTATTGTCCAGTTGCACAAGCTGCG ACACCTGGACATCTCCCGAGACCGCCTCTCCAGCTACTACAAGTTCAAGCTGACTCGCAAGGTGCTGAGCCTCTTTGTGCAGAAGCTGGGGAACCTGATGTCCCTGGACATCTCTGGCCACATGATCCTGGAGAACTGCAGCATCTCTAAGATGGACGAGGATGCAGGACAGACCAG CATCGAGCCTTCCAAGAGCAGCATCATGCCCTTCCGGGCTCTGAAGAGGCCACTGCAGTTCCTTGGGCTCTTCGAGACCTCCCTGTGCCGCCTCACGCACATTCCGGCCTACAAa GTGAGTGGTGACAAAAATGAGGAACAGGTGCTGAATGCCATCGAGGCCTACACGGAGCACAGGCCGGAGATCACCTCACGGGCCATCAACCTGCTTTTTGACATCGCACGCATTGAACGCTGCAACCAGCTTCTGCGGGCCCTGAAG CTGGTCATCACGGCCCTCAAGTGCCACAAGTATGACAAGAACATTCAAGTGACAGGCAGCGCTGCCCTCTTCTACCTGACCAATTCCGAGTATCGCTCAGAGCAGAGCATCAGGCTGCGCCGGCAGGTCATCCAGGTGGTGCTGAATGGCATGGAATCCTACCAGGAGGTGACG GTCCAGCGGAACTGCTGCCTGACCCTCTGCAACTTCAGCATCCCCGAGGAGCTGGAGTTCCAGTACCGCCGAGTCAACGAGCTCCTGCTCAGCATCCTCAACCCCACGCGGCAGGACGAGTCGATCCAGCGCATCGCCGTGCACCTGTGCAACGCCCTGGTCTGCCAGGTGGACAACGACCACAAGGAGGCCGTGGGCAAGATGGGCTTTGTCGTG ACCATGCTGAAGCTGATTCAGAAGAAGCTGCTGGACAAGACA TGTGACCAGGTGATGGAGTTCTCCTGGAGCGCCCTGTGGAACATCACGGATGAGACTCCCGACAACTGTGAGATGTTCCTTAACTTCAACGGCATGAAGCTCTTCCTGGACTGCCTGAAG GAGTTCCCAGAGAAGCAGGAGCTGCATCGGAATATGCTAGGACTCTTGGGGAATGTGGCAGAGGTGAAGGAGCTACGGCCCCAGCTAATGACTTCCCAGTTCATCAGTGTCTTCAG CAACCTGCTGGAGAGCAAGGCTGATGGGATTGAGGTTTCCTACAATGCCTGTGGCGTCCTCTCCCACATCATGTTTGATGGCCCTGAGGCCTGGGGCATCTGTGAACCCCAGCGGGAGGAGGTAGAGGAGCGCATGTGGGCAGCCATCCAGAGCTGGGACATCAACTCACGGagaaatatcaattacag GTCATTTGAGCCAATTCTTCGCCTCCTTCCCCAGGGCATCTCACCTGTCAGCCAGCATTGGGCCACCTGGGCCCTGTACAACCTGGTGTCTGTCTACC CGGACAAGTACTGCCCCCTGCTGATCAAAGAAGGGGGGATGCCCCTCCTGAGGGACATGATCAAGATGGCAACCGCGCGGCAAGAGACCAAGGAAATGGCCCG CAAGGTGATTGAGCACTGCAGTAACTTTAAAGAGGAGAACATGGATACATCCAGATAG
- the ZDHHC12 gene encoding palmitoyltransferase ZDHHC12 isoform X2: MAPWALLRPGVLVRTGHTVLTWGITLVLFLHDTALRQWEEQGELLAPLTFLLLVLGSLLLYLAVSLMDPGYVNVLPQPQEEAKEEQTAMVPQAIPLRRCRHCMVLQPLRARHCRECRRCVRRYDHHCPWMENCVGERNHPLFVAYLALQLVVLLWGLYLAWWVPPAPWVWPPLLPALGALAAVQRAPVCHLPAAVALLPSGQPALGLAPLPGGQQHHHLGVHLLTPYRLPPPALRQPLRPRPDPQPGPLLLWMALGVLGDPLG, translated from the exons ATGGCGCCGTGGGCGCTGCTCAGGCCTGGGGTCCTGGTGCGGACCGGGCACACCGTCCTGACCTGGGGGATCACCCTGGTGCTCTTCCTGCATGATACCG CGCTGCGGCAGTGGGAAGAGCAGGGGGAGCTGCTCGCGCCCCTCACCTTCCTGCTCTTGGTACTGGGCTCCCTGCTGCTTTACCTGGCTGTGTCACTCATGGACCCGGGATACGTGAatgtcctgccccagccccag GAGGAGGCCAAGGAAGAGCAGACAGCCATGGTTCCTCAGGCCATCCCCCTTCGGCGCTGCAGACACTGCATGGTGCTG CAACCCCTGCGGGCCCGTCACTGCCGTGAGTGCCGTCGTTGTGTCCGCCGATATGACCACCACTGCCCCTGGATGGAGAACTGCGTGGGAGAGCGCAATCACCCACTGTTCGTGGCCTACCTGGCGCTGCAGCTGGTGGTGCTTCTGTGGGGCCTGTACCTGGCATGGTGGGTTCCCCCAGCGCCCTGG GTCTGGCCTCCGCTTCTTCCGGCCTTGGGGGCTCTGGCTGCGGTCCAGCGGGCTCCTGTTTGCCACCTTCCTGCTGCTGTCGCTCTTCTCCCTAGTGGCCAGCCTGCTCTTGGCCTCGCACCTCTACCTGGTGGCCAGCAACACCACCACCTGGGAGTTCATCTCCTCACACCGTATCGCCTACCTCCGCCAGCGCTCCGGCAACCCCTTCGACCGCGGCCTGACCCGCAACCTGGCCCACTTCTTCTGTGGATGGCCCTCGGGGTCCTGGGAGACCCTCTGGGCTGA